From the bacterium genome, the window TGCCTCTGTCTCGGCGCGGCCATGAGTGTCGACTGTGCCCACGACCAGATCAACTCCTTCGCGCAATCGGTCCTGGGCAACTCGAAGCATGGCAAATGTTTTGCCGACTCCAGCCGACATGCCGAAAAAGACGCGCAGCTTCCCGCCGCGAGCATGTGAATCCCGTTTTTTGATGGCCGCCAGGAGAGCATCGGGATCGGGCCGAAATGCATCAACCATTACCGGGACGCCTTTACCAGCGAGTCTACAGCGAGATTTAATCTGAGCACATTTATTCTCGGTTGACCGAATATCCCCGCGGCGGGGTACTCGGTCTGACTGTCAATCAATAAAAGAAGCGCGCTTTTTTGCGTTTGGTCAAGCAGTCTTGCCAGGGCCACTCGATCGACCTGATACCGGGCCGCTTCAGGTGAAATGTCCGGGTCAAGACCGCTGGCAGACGCACAGAGCAGATCAGCAGGGATTTCGGCTTTGCCGGTTTCTGCGTAAACCGTTCGTCTCAGCACAATGCTCTCTTTCAGGGCAGCGCTGGTCGGTCCCAGGTTACTACCGCCGGAAGGGAGGGGGTTGTAATCG encodes:
- the kdpC gene encoding potassium-transporting ATPase subunit KdpC: MRTLHIALRALIVFTLLTGVVYPLLVTAVGGLCFPRQASGSLVTVNGMTVGSELVGQKFTDPGYFWSRPSAVDYNPLPSGGSNLGPTSAALKESIVLRRTVYAETGKAEIPADLLCASASGLDPDISPEAARYQVDRVALARLLDQTQKSALLLLIDSQTEYPAAGIFGQPRINVLRLNLAVDSLVKASR